Proteins found in one Candidatus Eisenbacteria bacterium genomic segment:
- a CDS encoding DUF4910 domain-containing protein has translation MIESLLRTIQNEISGERAKGLLDKLASCHRIQSSPGFREAAHICAEAARSWGLETEILTFSADGNTSYWGCPIPKEWAASSAKLELLEPQRAKLADFSECKISLIQRSAPTQVDSVEIVILDDGLEREEYEKLDVAGKLVLTRGSVERVHELAVQEFGALGIIYDGMREVKPVRNRFDLPDAREYTSFWWRPGEKQCFGFVLTPRQGEWLRNLAFSGGDEAHNSAAAGVSVPRPPVRLVARASVDSTFRDGAMEVVSCFIPGNSLAEVVLVAHLCHPQPSANDNASGCVAVLEAMRTLKFLIAAGKIPPPRRGIRALLLAEITGSMSYLANHEERLRDFVCALNVDMAGENQTLCGSTFMLEVPPDACRGFSVELGSAILEQVFRKDGLPGKAGSLMQERIAVVPFAGGSDHVTFSDPDVGVPCPSLCQWPDRFYHTSMDTPDKVDPAMLSAAAALAACYAAFVARAGEKEAKWLGLEMLASLKQFVMREANRRLTSALESDSGHAEELSRLRKKLSYRLEIAKDSFEHLGRLGMQAPDVKELKEEANEWVRREFADAERDYLALLGRSKGPSERNRAEDVPNAGGGADGQKDHDLDGVVPARVLRGPTGFGMVARTSWSRLSKNDREGLWRLLRLHDKVPRAFAPLSWYWVDGERSLAEIADLVEMECGVRDDTFLGSYYSLLEKVGLVKMQKARLGK, from the coding sequence GTGATTGAGTCACTTCTGAGAACCATCCAGAACGAAATCTCCGGCGAGCGCGCGAAGGGACTTCTAGACAAGCTCGCCTCGTGCCACCGAATTCAGTCGAGTCCCGGCTTCAGAGAAGCCGCACACATCTGTGCTGAAGCTGCAAGGAGCTGGGGGCTCGAGACCGAGATTCTCACTTTCAGCGCGGACGGAAACACTTCCTACTGGGGATGCCCCATTCCGAAGGAGTGGGCGGCTTCAAGCGCGAAGCTAGAGTTGCTCGAACCGCAACGAGCAAAGCTTGCAGACTTTTCGGAATGCAAGATCTCGCTAATCCAAAGAAGTGCTCCGACTCAGGTGGATTCGGTTGAGATTGTGATTCTTGATGACGGTCTCGAAAGAGAAGAGTACGAGAAACTGGACGTCGCCGGTAAGCTCGTCTTGACCAGAGGAAGCGTCGAAAGGGTGCACGAACTCGCCGTTCAGGAGTTCGGCGCTCTCGGAATTATCTACGACGGCATGCGAGAAGTAAAACCTGTGCGCAACCGGTTCGACCTACCCGACGCGCGCGAATACACCTCGTTTTGGTGGAGACCCGGCGAGAAACAATGCTTCGGCTTCGTGCTCACCCCGCGTCAGGGCGAATGGCTGAGGAACCTCGCTTTTTCCGGCGGTGACGAGGCGCACAATAGTGCGGCAGCCGGAGTGTCCGTGCCCCGCCCGCCAGTGAGGCTCGTGGCAAGGGCGAGCGTGGACTCGACGTTCCGCGACGGCGCCATGGAAGTAGTCTCCTGTTTCATACCCGGAAACAGTCTCGCGGAGGTCGTGCTCGTAGCACATCTCTGCCATCCTCAGCCTTCTGCGAACGACAACGCATCAGGGTGCGTCGCGGTCCTAGAAGCCATGAGGACTCTCAAGTTCCTTATCGCGGCGGGAAAGATCCCTCCTCCAAGGAGAGGAATCAGGGCGCTCCTGCTTGCAGAGATAACGGGTTCCATGTCGTATCTGGCCAACCACGAGGAGCGACTCCGGGACTTCGTCTGTGCGCTGAACGTAGACATGGCCGGCGAAAACCAAACACTGTGCGGCAGCACCTTCATGTTGGAAGTTCCACCCGACGCCTGCAGGGGTTTCTCGGTGGAGCTCGGCTCGGCGATACTGGAACAAGTATTCAGGAAAGACGGTCTTCCAGGCAAGGCCGGCAGCCTCATGCAAGAAAGAATCGCCGTCGTGCCGTTCGCCGGAGGAAGCGATCACGTCACCTTCTCCGACCCCGACGTCGGTGTGCCCTGCCCCTCGCTCTGCCAGTGGCCGGACAGGTTCTATCACACAAGTATGGACACGCCGGACAAAGTGGATCCCGCAATGCTCTCGGCAGCGGCGGCACTCGCGGCCTGTTACGCCGCCTTCGTCGCGCGCGCGGGCGAGAAGGAAGCGAAATGGCTTGGCCTCGAGATGCTCGCGAGCCTGAAGCAATTCGTGATGAGAGAGGCAAACCGGAGGCTTACTTCGGCGCTCGAGAGCGACTCCGGCCACGCAGAGGAGTTGTCTCGCCTGAGGAAGAAGCTCTCGTATCGCCTCGAGATAGCGAAGGACTCTTTTGAACACTTGGGTCGGCTCGGCATGCAGGCGCCTGACGTGAAGGAACTCAAAGAGGAGGCCAACGAATGGGTCAGAAGAGAGTTTGCAGATGCCGAGAGAGACTATCTTGCTCTCCTCGGTCGCTCGAAGGGTCCCTCGGAACGGAATAGAGCGGAAGACGTCCCGAACGCGGGCGGCGGAGCGGACGGCCAAAAAGACCATGATCTCGACGGCGTTGTTCCGGCAAGAGTGCTTCGCGGCCCCACGGGGTTCGGTATGGTCGCGAGGACTTCCTGGAGCAGACTGAGCAAGAATGACCGAGAGGGACTCTGGCGGCTTCTGAGACTCCACGATAAGGTGCCGCGCGCATTCGCACCGCTTTCCTGGTATTGGGTCGACGGAGAGCGTTCCCTGGCCGAGATTGCGGACTTGGTCGAGATGGAATGCGGCGTGAGGGACGACACATTTCTCGGAAGCTACTATTCGCTTCTTGAAAAGGTCGGTCTTGTCAAGATGCAGAAAGCGAGACTGGGCAAATGA
- a CDS encoding aminotransferase class IV yields the protein MPDKRIVTKAIRALEEVGASARVFVSMPIVKGITPRVFVDSSASETAQTREPFTRLHGIFALDEAGLSFLDHAALYGDACFEGILIRNGMVFLYREHMDRFWNSAAGLRIEIPYSKEEMSWQVMRTIQAVGLKKNESGYIRLIVTRGIGDLGLNPKKCVGATVYAVVSTISLYPKEAYDIGIEVGVSKKIRRPGATILDPTIKSNNYLNNVLGLIEGTRNLELLESLMLTADGSIAEATVDNVFSVIKESGYRTNPSRVRVLTPVAEYCLQGITRACIMNFARKFGYKVEEAADLMPIDLLGANRECFMTGTGAGIMPIVKVCGNSVGDGRPGYITKKLLAEIRKAMANPAFGLSISADRGQVYRYIRSNKCPVRI from the coding sequence ATGCCGGACAAGAGAATCGTGACCAAAGCCATTCGTGCGCTGGAGGAAGTCGGAGCATCGGCCAGGGTTTTCGTCAGCATGCCGATCGTGAAAGGAATCACCCCCAGGGTGTTCGTGGACTCTTCTGCCTCAGAGACGGCGCAGACACGGGAACCCTTCACTCGCCTTCACGGTATATTCGCTTTGGACGAAGCCGGTCTTTCTTTCCTCGACCACGCCGCCCTCTATGGCGATGCATGTTTCGAAGGGATTCTCATCAGGAATGGAATGGTTTTTCTCTATCGAGAACACATGGACAGGTTCTGGAATTCAGCGGCGGGCCTCAGAATCGAGATTCCCTACTCTAAGGAGGAGATGAGCTGGCAGGTCATGAGGACCATACAGGCCGTCGGCCTCAAGAAGAACGAAAGTGGATACATAAGACTTATCGTGACGCGAGGCATAGGAGACCTGGGACTCAACCCAAAGAAATGTGTCGGCGCCACCGTGTATGCCGTCGTCTCGACGATAAGCCTCTATCCGAAGGAGGCCTACGATATCGGCATTGAGGTAGGAGTCTCCAAGAAGATCAGAAGGCCGGGCGCAACGATCCTCGATCCGACCATCAAGAGCAATAACTATCTTAACAACGTGCTCGGGCTCATAGAGGGGACGAGGAACCTCGAGCTGTTGGAATCTCTGATGTTGACCGCGGACGGGAGCATCGCGGAGGCCACCGTGGACAACGTCTTTTCTGTGATCAAGGAAAGCGGCTATCGCACGAACCCGTCCAGGGTGAGGGTTCTCACGCCGGTGGCAGAATACTGCCTCCAGGGTATCACGAGGGCCTGCATCATGAACTTCGCGAGGAAGTTCGGCTACAAGGTGGAAGAGGCCGCCGATCTGATGCCCATTGATCTGTTGGGGGCCAACAGAGAGTGCTTCATGACGGGAACCGGCGCGGGGATAATGCCGATCGTAAAAGTGTGCGGCAACTCCGTCGGAGACGGCAGGCCCGGTTACATCACAAAGAAGCTTCTTGCGGAGATTCGTAAGGCGATGGCGAATCCTGCGTTTGGACTCTCCATCTCTGCGGACCGCGGGCAGGTCTATCGATACATACGAAGCAATAAGTGTCCCGTAAGGATCTGA
- the menA gene encoding 1,4-dihydroxy-2-naphthoate octaprenyltransferase, with protein MKKFLLLLEELRAPFFTASMVPVILGAAVAWSYTGHFELFPFLLTLVAGVCLHAGTNVANDYFDHKSGNDEINVDFVRPFTGGSRLIQKGLLNPRTVLTEAIVLFAIGGLIGLYLTVTRGPAILVLGMIGAFCGFFYTAPPVNLAARGIGELVVGINFGILMTLGSYYVQVRQFSQGAFLASLPVAILIADVLYINEFPDLAADRAVGKNHVVARLGKEKAVWGYLTLTLAAYLSILIPVIAHAVPAYCLLGLVTLPLAMRAMNVAILNYSDSKKLAPANAATILIHAFTGILVAVGFILARIV; from the coding sequence TTGAAGAAGTTCCTTTTGCTCCTGGAAGAACTCAGGGCTCCTTTCTTTACGGCCTCGATGGTGCCCGTGATCCTTGGCGCTGCGGTGGCCTGGTCGTACACGGGTCATTTCGAGCTCTTTCCCTTCTTGCTCACGCTCGTTGCCGGCGTCTGTCTTCACGCCGGCACTAATGTGGCGAACGACTACTTCGATCACAAAAGTGGCAATGACGAAATAAACGTGGACTTCGTAAGACCGTTTACTGGAGGAAGTCGTCTCATTCAGAAGGGACTTCTGAATCCGAGAACGGTTCTCACGGAAGCCATCGTCCTTTTTGCCATCGGCGGCCTGATTGGGCTCTACCTTACCGTGACGAGGGGACCCGCCATTCTGGTCCTCGGCATGATCGGTGCCTTCTGCGGTTTCTTCTACACCGCGCCCCCCGTTAACCTGGCGGCGCGCGGGATCGGGGAGCTTGTGGTTGGGATCAATTTTGGAATTCTCATGACTCTTGGCTCCTATTACGTTCAGGTGCGCCAGTTCTCTCAGGGCGCCTTCTTGGCCTCTTTGCCGGTCGCGATACTCATCGCGGACGTCCTTTACATAAACGAATTTCCCGACCTTGCCGCAGATAGGGCGGTGGGGAAAAATCACGTGGTCGCGAGGCTCGGAAAAGAAAAGGCGGTCTGGGGTTATCTCACACTGACACTCGCTGCTTATCTTTCCATCTTGATTCCGGTGATCGCACACGCCGTCCCTGCTTACTGCCTGCTGGGTCTTGTCACTCTTCCTCTGGCCATGAGAGCCATGAATGTGGCCATCCTCAACTATTCCGACTCCAAGAAGTTGGCCCCGGCCAACGCCGCCACGATTCTGATCCACGCGTTCACCGGAATATTGGTTGCAGTCGGCTTCATACTTGCTAGAATCGTATAG
- a CDS encoding ABC transporter ATP-binding protein: MDFSVVTRNLSKGYDKWTLAVDSLNIWIKGGEIFGLLGPNGAGKTTTIRMILGLLKPTSGQVFIHGEQITTGRQKIKARLGVCPQETVLWPELTVSEHLSFLGKMYDGHSRTVRSNTDRLIKDLGLEEKRNEQAKKLSGGLKRRLNLALALVHDPDVVLLDEPSAGLDPQSRALLWERIAELSKDKQKTIILTTHSMEEADRLSDRVGILDHGKMLILDTPENLKKNIGEGDALDIEMESRPSETLVASIKQSTGATEVTVYENTLTIRVLNVMEKFPRMIEIFSSHGVALKSTRIRPNTLEDVFLKLTGRSLRDT; this comes from the coding sequence ATGGACTTTTCAGTAGTAACAAGGAATCTTTCAAAGGGCTACGACAAGTGGACCCTCGCCGTAGATTCTCTCAACATCTGGATAAAGGGCGGAGAGATTTTTGGTCTTTTGGGACCGAACGGTGCGGGGAAGACTACCACAATAAGGATGATTCTCGGACTCCTTAAGCCAACCTCTGGACAGGTCTTCATCCACGGCGAACAGATCACAACTGGCAGACAGAAGATAAAGGCCAGACTGGGGGTTTGCCCTCAGGAAACCGTGCTGTGGCCGGAGTTGACCGTGTCCGAGCACCTCAGCTTTCTGGGAAAGATGTACGACGGGCACTCACGAACCGTCCGAAGCAACACGGATCGTCTGATAAAGGACCTCGGCCTGGAAGAAAAGCGAAATGAACAGGCAAAGAAGCTCTCGGGAGGACTCAAGCGAAGACTCAACCTTGCCCTGGCTCTCGTCCACGACCCCGACGTGGTGCTTCTTGATGAGCCATCCGCAGGTCTTGACCCGCAATCAAGGGCGCTCCTCTGGGAACGCATTGCCGAACTGTCCAAGGACAAGCAGAAAACGATAATCCTCACGACTCACTCCATGGAAGAAGCCGACCGACTAAGTGATCGCGTGGGAATCCTGGATCACGGCAAGATGCTCATCCTCGACACGCCGGAGAATCTCAAGAAGAACATCGGCGAAGGGGACGCTCTCGATATCGAAATGGAGAGCCGTCCCTCGGAAACGCTCGTAGCATCCATAAAACAGTCCACCGGTGCAACTGAAGTGACCGTGTACGAGAACACCCTCACCATACGGGTTCTCAATGTAATGGAGAAGTTTCCAAGAATGATCGAGATCTTCTCATCGCATGGAGTGGCTCTGAAAAGCACCAGAATTAGGCCCAACACGCTTGAGGACGTATTCTTGAAGCTCACGGGCAGATCGCTGAGAGACACATGA
- a CDS encoding thioesterase family protein has translation MSFSVTVRVRYAESDQMGVAYYSNYFIWFEVARTELMRKHGVPYSEWERTGLFLPVSECYCKYMTPAHYDETLDIRCWIAEVRTRAVRFEYEIVRDASVLARGHTVHVCTDKNAKPSTMPASLRDALLEAGKDC, from the coding sequence ATGAGTTTTTCGGTGACGGTCAGAGTTCGCTACGCGGAGAGCGATCAGATGGGCGTGGCCTACTATTCAAACTATTTCATTTGGTTTGAAGTCGCGCGGACCGAGCTTATGAGAAAGCACGGAGTACCTTACAGCGAATGGGAAAGGACGGGGTTGTTCCTTCCCGTGTCGGAATGTTACTGCAAATATATGACGCCTGCACACTACGATGAGACTCTGGACATCCGTTGCTGGATTGCCGAGGTGAGAACAAGAGCAGTCAGATTTGAATACGAGATTGTGCGGGACGCCTCGGTGCTTGCCAGAGGTCACACGGTCCACGTGTGCACGGACAAGAACGCCAAGCCTTCCACCATGCCCGCGTCTCTGAGGGACGCGCTCCTCGAGGCTGGAAAAGACTGTTAG
- a CDS encoding aminopeptidase, with product MDARLLRAARTALVDCMGISKKEVLLVIMDEPLREIGYVFWEAGRRLGIESILVEMIEREMHGSEPPDAIAKLMAGVDVVMAPTNKSLSHTNARRAACDKGVRIATLPGITVDSMRRTLAVDYKNKVKGPTERLAKLLSAASQARVVTPAGTDITMSLKGRDGEADTGIAHTGGDFTNLPAGEAYIAPMEGTANGKIVADGSMAGVGLLRKPLTIHVKNGYAVKFEGGKDADTIRRLVNKVGKLGCNIAELGIGTNVKAHIVGNVLEDEKAIGTVHIAIGDNRSMGGKVSVPLHLDAILRKPTLSLDGKVIMKDGRMMK from the coding sequence ATGGACGCGAGACTCCTGAGAGCGGCAAGAACTGCCCTCGTAGACTGCATGGGAATTTCCAAGAAGGAAGTGCTTCTCGTAATAATGGACGAACCCCTGAGAGAAATCGGCTACGTATTCTGGGAAGCCGGTAGACGACTCGGCATCGAGTCCATATTGGTCGAGATGATCGAGAGAGAAATGCACGGGAGCGAGCCGCCGGACGCCATAGCGAAGCTCATGGCCGGCGTGGACGTCGTGATGGCTCCGACCAACAAGTCCCTCTCCCACACAAATGCGAGACGCGCCGCCTGCGACAAAGGAGTGCGCATAGCCACGCTTCCCGGAATAACAGTCGATTCTATGAGAAGAACCCTCGCGGTCGACTACAAGAACAAGGTCAAAGGCCCGACCGAGAGGCTCGCAAAATTGCTCTCCGCCGCGTCCCAGGCGCGCGTTGTAACACCAGCGGGTACTGACATTACAATGTCGCTCAAGGGTAGGGACGGTGAGGCGGACACGGGAATAGCTCACACAGGCGGAGACTTCACAAATCTCCCCGCGGGAGAGGCGTACATAGCTCCGATGGAAGGTACGGCCAACGGCAAGATAGTCGCGGACGGCTCGATGGCGGGTGTGGGACTCTTGAGAAAACCTCTCACGATACACGTAAAAAACGGCTACGCCGTCAAGTTCGAGGGTGGCAAGGACGCCGACACGATTCGCCGGCTCGTGAACAAGGTAGGAAAGCTCGGCTGCAACATCGCCGAACTCGGAATAGGCACCAACGTCAAGGCTCACATCGTCGGGAACGTACTCGAAGACGAGAAAGCGATCGGCACCGTACATATTGCCATCGGTGACAATCGCTCCATGGGCGGCAAGGTCTCCGTCCCCCTGCACCTAGATGCTATCCTGCGCAAACCCACACTTTCTCTCGACGGGAAAGTGATAATGAAAGACGGAAGGATGATGAAATAG
- a CDS encoding ABC transporter permease has product MRALSIALTIVKRMKRDFFTPFFAIIFPAFFLFVFAMAFGRSGPLGNQRFDIAVINRDEGVTANFGAGLDTLRLGAILLDVLESLSYSPSSNWIRSDSTLAPLLDADSLRARERTPSSKRSTENAVFNVADTLTEETAVKKVSSGDLDAVLIIPLGFSKAAMATAMENVMEKMFSGAVDKLSSADSGLFRQKPTASDIQEMIDGISRKIAEKQKKGGVSLSSVSLPSRKAPPVALILAGDPSRLSFSMASVVVNGVVDEFLKKISQTSLERAMDFSPIEITPPRELVSLKSSNIAVEGRTFFDYQVPGVIVFALLMLVSLMAVNFSSDAAHGHLERLRLTRMSAFDYFLGNMMPWAILAIVQLFLLFGAGRLLGYHGRGNILSAIGIVVLTSLSSISLALIIASVAKNEKQASAVSTLIAVPLSFLSGAFFPIGDVVIAKNVFGKPFGIMELSPWTHGTKALVGVLTFGKSAHEVLWHVAWQVALTFVLFLIGISLFSKRRLEA; this is encoded by the coding sequence ATGAGAGCCCTGTCAATTGCACTGACAATCGTAAAGAGGATGAAGAGGGACTTCTTCACACCCTTCTTTGCGATAATCTTCCCTGCCTTTTTCCTTTTCGTGTTTGCCATGGCCTTTGGAAGGAGCGGCCCCCTCGGGAATCAAAGATTCGACATCGCCGTCATAAACAGAGACGAAGGAGTCACCGCGAATTTCGGAGCCGGCCTCGACACTCTGCGTCTCGGCGCCATACTGCTTGATGTTCTGGAATCCCTGTCTTATTCCCCTTCTTCCAACTGGATTCGCTCCGACTCGACGCTGGCACCTCTCCTCGACGCCGATTCGCTCCGCGCTCGGGAACGGACCCCGAGCTCCAAGAGAAGCACGGAAAACGCCGTCTTCAACGTCGCCGACACTCTGACGGAGGAGACTGCGGTGAAGAAAGTCTCGTCGGGCGATTTGGATGCCGTGCTCATCATTCCTCTGGGCTTTTCCAAAGCCGCAATGGCAACGGCAATGGAAAACGTGATGGAGAAGATGTTCTCCGGCGCCGTGGACAAGCTATCAAGCGCCGACTCGGGACTTTTCAGACAGAAACCCACCGCGTCGGACATCCAGGAAATGATAGACGGCATCTCGAGAAAAATTGCAGAGAAACAAAAGAAGGGGGGCGTGTCCCTGAGCTCGGTGTCCCTTCCCTCGAGAAAGGCGCCGCCGGTGGCTCTCATACTCGCGGGCGATCCTTCGAGATTGAGTTTTTCGATGGCCTCCGTGGTTGTAAACGGCGTGGTCGACGAATTCCTGAAGAAAATTTCCCAAACAAGCCTGGAAAGAGCGATGGACTTCTCTCCGATCGAGATCACTCCTCCGCGGGAGCTCGTCTCGCTCAAGAGCTCCAACATAGCCGTCGAAGGCAGGACGTTTTTCGACTATCAGGTTCCCGGCGTGATAGTGTTCGCGCTGTTGATGCTGGTGTCGCTGATGGCAGTCAATTTCTCCTCGGATGCAGCGCACGGTCACCTCGAAAGACTGCGGCTCACAAGAATGAGCGCGTTCGACTACTTCCTGGGCAACATGATGCCCTGGGCGATACTTGCAATTGTCCAGCTGTTTCTTCTCTTCGGGGCGGGAAGACTGCTCGGATATCACGGCAGGGGAAACATTCTGAGCGCAATTGGAATCGTGGTGCTCACGAGCCTTTCGTCAATCTCTCTGGCTCTCATCATCGCCAGCGTCGCAAAAAACGAAAAACAGGCGTCTGCGGTGTCAACGTTGATAGCCGTGCCGCTGAGCTTCTTGAGCGGAGCCTTCTTCCCGATTGGCGACGTCGTGATCGCGAAAAATGTGTTCGGGAAGCCCTTCGGAATCATGGAGCTCTCGCCGTGGACTCACGGAACGAAGGCACTCGTGGGCGTACTGACATTCGGCAAGAGTGCGCACGAGGTGCTCTGGCACGTGGCCTGGCAGGTAGCGCTCACGTTTGTGCTATTCCTGATCGGTATCTCTCTCTTCTCGAAACGCCGGCTTGAGGCGTAG
- a CDS encoding aminotransferase class V-fold PLP-dependent enzyme has product MDINAIRSQFPDAENYVYLNNASRSILPVTCIEAMTRYMRACHKVEFEHISDFENIVPQVRSQIAELINAAPDEIALSWNTSIPLNIAAQGLPLKPGDRVIVGRSEFPANVCVWENLRRKGVEVTVLPPGAGFTTADDIRDGIDGRTRAVAISFVSFHNGYKADLEEIGEICKDAGAVLVVDGIQGVGAIDIDVKRCNVGVLAAGGQKWLLAPFGTGFLYCSPDLMKSMSTQFAGWLSVKGMGAAFESIVGLPFELVEDARRFEIGTLSYQDLAGFRESLKLILSVGVKQIQQHIFELLDILIDELKQLPVTIRSPLASEHRSGILSFSCDDTASLKVSFRMERIIVSEREKAVRVSPHLYNNAQDMEKLCRVMKTHLR; this is encoded by the coding sequence ATGGACATTAATGCAATAAGATCCCAGTTTCCTGACGCTGAAAATTACGTCTATCTGAACAACGCATCGAGATCTATCTTGCCCGTAACCTGCATCGAGGCGATGACACGTTACATGAGGGCCTGTCACAAGGTGGAGTTCGAGCACATCAGCGATTTTGAGAACATCGTTCCGCAGGTCCGGTCCCAGATTGCAGAACTCATAAACGCTGCTCCTGATGAGATCGCCCTGAGTTGGAACACGAGCATTCCCCTCAATATCGCGGCGCAGGGGCTGCCGCTCAAGCCCGGCGACAGGGTCATCGTCGGACGGAGCGAGTTTCCCGCAAACGTGTGCGTGTGGGAGAATCTGAGAAGAAAGGGCGTGGAGGTCACAGTCTTGCCTCCAGGCGCAGGCTTTACGACTGCAGACGACATAAGAGACGGCATTGACGGTAGAACAAGGGCGGTTGCGATCAGCTTTGTTTCGTTTCACAACGGCTACAAAGCCGACTTGGAAGAGATAGGCGAAATCTGCAAGGACGCGGGCGCCGTCCTGGTCGTTGACGGTATCCAGGGAGTCGGAGCGATCGACATCGACGTAAAGCGCTGCAACGTGGGCGTTCTTGCCGCGGGCGGGCAGAAATGGCTCCTCGCGCCGTTCGGAACGGGTTTTCTCTACTGCTCTCCGGATCTCATGAAGTCCATGTCCACTCAATTTGCCGGATGGCTCTCCGTCAAGGGGATGGGCGCGGCTTTCGAGTCCATTGTGGGACTCCCCTTTGAACTGGTCGAGGACGCCAGGCGTTTCGAGATCGGAACGCTCTCATACCAGGATCTTGCCGGGTTTAGAGAGTCCCTCAAGCTCATCTTGTCCGTCGGAGTGAAGCAAATCCAGCAACACATCTTTGAACTGCTTGACATTCTCATAGACGAGCTGAAGCAACTGCCGGTTACCATCCGAAGCCCTCTGGCCTCCGAACACAGATCAGGGATTCTGTCATTCTCTTGCGATGACACCGCTTCTCTCAAGGTCTCGTTCAGGATGGAGCGAATTATCGTGTCAGAAAGAGAGAAGGCCGTCAGGGTAAGCCCTCATCTTTACAACAATGCACAGGACATGGAAAAACTCTGTCGCGTCATGAAGACACATCTTCGATAG